The DNA sequence TCGTAAAATTTCCTTCCAATCAACCTTTTAGCATCTACATGCACACATAATATTAGAAACTAATCAAATCCAAAGATCAACATACACacaaatattaaaattataaaataaaaaaacttaACTACACCTAAAACTCGAAACAGATATTGAAATTTTTACCGAAGACAGTGTTGAAAGGATTCAATGCAGCCTGATTCCTAGCAGCATCTCCTACAAAACGTTCCGTATCAGTGAAAGCAACATATGATGGAGTTGTTCGATTCCCCTGATCATTCGCAATGATTTCAACTCGATCATTTTGCCAAACGCCTACACACGAATATGTCGTGCCTAGATCAATTCCAACAGCTACTTCATTATTGGTCATTTTTACATGCAAATGTATATCAGACCAAGTTGCAACAAGCGAAGATATCTAAAATTGCAGAGTAATATCATTGAAGTATAAAGAGTACGTTTTATAACTCGTTCTACATTATAGATAATGAGGGACCACATCTATTTTCCAGCTGTCATCCTATTTTCCTATAGTAAATTATGGTTGTTAGGTAGAGGAACGTTTTATCCATTTTTTCCAGTAGCCAAATTAATGCTCTCTGTCCTATATAAGACAAACTGAGGTGATTGTAAAAGGCATAGGCTAAAAATGATAATGCAGATTCATCTTTTCTTGCTCAGTATTTTCTCTCTTGATTTGCAATGCATATATGTATGAACTTGAATCAATcatcatggtatcagagccttcttTCCTGCCTGTATACAAGATTCTCCTAGTTCTCTGATGCTGTCaatcttttctttcttaacaaaCACCTTTCCTTATCATTAATCTTTCTTCACTCTCAGATCAACTTTGCTCTCTCTAGTCTCTATCTTTAAAACTCAAACTTTATTCTTCTTTACACCAGATCTGTGACTACAATGGGAACCCTGCTAAACTATCCTATCAAGACATGTTAAACCCACTCTTTCTTCACAAGGCTCAGCAGACTATAGATCTTGGAGTCGATCCATGGAAATAAACCTAGCCTCCAAACGCAAATTGGGTTTCGTGAATGGAACCATAACCAAGCCACAAGATGATGACACAAAGGCAGAAATGTGGGAAGCTTGTAACAACATGGTTATTGCTTGGATAAAAGGTAATGTTTCTTCAACTATTCGTCAATCTATAATGTTTATGAATAATGCATCTGAAATGTGGAAAAATTTGGAAAAGAGATTTACTTTGACAAATGGGTCGTGCAAATATAAGCTAAGCAAAGATCTTTATGAAGTTCGTCAACATACTGCCTCCATTAATGAATATTACACCACAATGAAAACATTGTGGGAAGAGCTTGACTCGATGAACCTTCTTCCTGCCATTCTTAACCCCACTGATGAAATACAAATCTTCTTGAGTAAAATAGAGGTGCAACAAGAGGAAGCTAGACTTTTTTAACTTTTGAATGGACTAAATGAAGTCTATATATGGTCCTCAACGTAGTCAGCTACTAATGTCTGCTACCTTGCCAAATGTTGGGCAAGCTGTCTCTATCCTTCAGCAAGAAGAAGCACAAAGAAATCAGTTGCATTCAGTCACTCCAGATCTCGAATTATCAGCTAAGTACAGTAGGAGCACCCAACCTCGCTCTTCTTATAATCAGAGGTCTGTACAATGCTCTGCTTGCAATGTCAAAGGCCACACTCGTGAGAGGTGTTGGACCGTAATTGGATACCCTCCATGGCATCCAAAACACAGAGGCAACCTCAATGCACCAAGAGGGCGTATTTTGAATAATACTCCTTTGTCTAAGTGGCCTTCAAAATCAGTACACTCCAAGATGGCGGCTAATGCAACAACAACTTCAAACTAAACTAGTCCAGGCCTATTGTTTACACCTCAGCAGCTCGAGCAATTAACACAACTGGTGCCTCAATTACAGTTAAGCTCCACAAAGGCCCTAGAACCAGAGGATGATCTGGAGTTCCATTTTTCTGGAATGATATCTTGTCATAACTCAACCACCCTGAATCATGAATGGATTCTGGACTCCGGTGCTTCGGACCACATGACGCCCCATATGACCTTTCTTCAAAATGCAGCTCCAACAAGTAACTCACCTCGTATTAATCTGCCAAATGGGGATACCACTGTAATATCACATACATGTATTGTCTCTTTACCTAATGGTTTAAACCTTATCGGTGTCTTGCATGTTCCCAGTTTTAAGCACAATTTTTTGTCTGTTCAAAGACTAATAAAGGATAATAATTGTCAAGTTCAGTTTTTCTCAAACCATTGTTACACTGTTGATGTTAGCTCTCATAAAGTGGTAGGAGTAGGTATTGCTAGAGAtggtttatattattataatcCACATAAACCATCAGTGCTTCCTGTTCACTCTTTTACCCATCATATACAAAAATCAAATAGAAAATCTCAACATGTGTCACTTATTTCCACAACCAGTGCTAACCTAAACCTCTGGCACCATAGACTGGGGCACGCGCCTATTGATAAAGTTAAACAAATCAGTAATCTTCCTAATTTGCCCAAACACTACTCAACTGTGTGTCTCACCTGTCCACTTGCTAGGTTCACTAAACTCCCATTTCCAAGTAGTGAATCACATTCTAAAGTAGCATTTGACTTAGTGCATCTAGATATCTGGGGACCCTATAAAGAAAATACAAAAGGAACTTGTAGGTATTTCCTTACCTTGGTAGATGATCATACACGTTACACTTGGGTTTATATATTGTCCAATAAGTCAGACTCCTTGAAGACATTGAAAGCTTTCTACAACTACGTCAAGACCCATTTTGCTGCTTCTATTAAATCTATACGGTCTGACAATGGAATGGAGTTTGTGAATGCATTGTGTAAGCAATTTTGTGCTGATAAAGGCATTATCCATCAAACAAGCTGCTCCTATAGGCCACAACAAAATGCAAGAGTTGAAAGAAATCATTGATTTATTCTGGAAACAGCTCGTGCTTTGCGATTTCAAGCAAATTTGCCCCTGCACCTATGGGGAGATTGTGTTTTGACTGCCGTGCACCTGATTAACAGGTTACCTACTCATTTGTTGAGTAATAAATCACCTTATGAGGCGTTTTATGCAGAATCT is a window from the Apium graveolens cultivar Ventura chromosome 1, ASM990537v1, whole genome shotgun sequence genome containing:
- the LOC141714219 gene encoding uncharacterized protein LOC141714219; protein product: MEINLASKRKLGFVNGTITKPQDDDTKAEMWEACNNMVIAWIKGNVSSTIRQSIMFMNNASEMWKNLEKRFTLTNGSCKYKLSKDLYEVRQHTASINEYYTTMKTLWEELDSMNLLPAILNPTDEIQIFLSKIEVQQEEARLF
- the LOC141714225 gene encoding uncharacterized protein LOC141714225, with the protein product MKSIYGPQRSQLLMSATLPNVGQAVSILQQEEAQRNQLHSVTPDLELSAKYSRSTQPRSSYNQRSVQCSACNVKGHTRERCWTVIGYPPWHPKHRGNLNAPRGRILNNTPLSKWPSKSLSSTKALEPEDDLEFHFSGMISCHNSTTLNHEWILDSGASDHMTPHMTFLQNAAPTSNSPRINLPNGDTTVISHTCIVSLPNGLNLIGVLHVPSFKHNFLSVQRLIKDNNCQVQFFSNHCYTVDVSSHKVVGVGIARDGLYYYNPHKPSVLPVHSFTHHIQKSNRKSQHVSLISTTSANLNLWHHRLGHAPIDKVKQISNLPNLPKHYSTVCLTCPLARFTKLPFPSSESHSKVAFDLVHLDIWGPYKENTKGTCRYFLTLVDDHTRYTWVYILSNKSDSLKTLKAFYNYVKTHFAASIKSIRSDNGMEFVNALSRALRFQANLPLHLWGDCVLTAVHLINRLPTHLLSNKSPYEAFYAESPDYDNIRVFGCLAISYNPTVSIDKFAARGIPCVFLGYPATKKGYRLLNLSTMVEFVSRDVKFHEEIFPFSPNTGLHYMQPLPINMPDPVQTQSVHMFDEEYISDEFSRHPSLATNNDLQISQSSVHNDIQDDIAVVRRSTRAHRPPQYQQDYITNYSAQPVANIADLSINASFNCFLATVTTTKDPVHFKEAAQQHQWVSSMNDELEALERNGTWTMVALNDINLVLSSWVADKNMEHSKMAANATTTSNSTSPGLLFTPQQLEQLTQLVPQLQLSSTKALEPEVDLEFHFSGMISCHNSTTLNHEWILDSGALDHMTPHMTFLQNAAPTSNSPRINLPNGDTTIISHTCIISLPNGLNPTGVLRVPSFKHNLLSAQRLIKDNNCQVQFFSNHCYIVDVSSHKVVGVGIARDGLYYYNPHKPSVLPVRIK